In Sulfolobales archaeon, the genomic window ACTACAAAGCCTATGAAGCTATATAGGGTTGAGAGGAGGGGAGATAGGGTTGTGGTTATAATTGATTAGAGGGCTCAAAGCAATATAGCCTCACTCCAACTGTTTTCTGGGGTAGGCTGTGAGGGTTTCGATTGAGATTTCCGAGGGTAGGAGTGCTAGGGTTAGGGGTCCTGCTAGGATCTCTATAGCCGATGGTGAATGCTATATAACAGGTGCTAGGCTATCGAAGGGATCCCAGGTTGTTGTGAGCGCCTATAAATCCCTAGCAATATATGCGAAAACAAGTGCTAGGGTAGAGGTTGAGCTTGGCGAGGGTGGCGGTGTAGATGTTGCAAAGCCCGAGGAGGAGCCTCTGCTAGAATGGGTTGAGGCTGCTGGGAGGATAGCATCTAAAGGATCTAAGGTGGTTGTGATAGGCCCCATAGAGTCTGGGAAAACAACCTTCACAACCCTTCTCGCAAATATCGCTATTGAGAAGGGTTTGAAGCCATGCATAGTGGATGCTGATGTTGGTCAAGAGGATATAGGTCCTCCCGGCTTCATAGCCCTCTCATGCCCCTCGAAGCAGTTTGTATGGCTAAGGGATCTCGAGCCTATATCTATGAGATTAGTTGGCCATAACAACCCCTCTATGGGTGGCTCGAGGTTGATAGCAGCGATAGCGGATCTAGCTTTGAGGGCATCCACCATGGGGGATCTAGTTGTTATAAATACAGATGGCTGGGTCTCATCGCCACAGGCTATAGAGATGAAGCTGGATATAGCTAGATTCATAGGTGCAACCCACATAGTAGCATTAGCAGGTGGCTCATTCATAGGCTCGATATCTAGGAAAGGGTTGGCTGAGGTGGTTACACTTAGATCTCCCCAGGGGGTTAGAACTAGATCTAGGGAGGAGAGGAAGATCCTGAGGAGCCAGGCGTATAGAAAGGCCTTCGAAGGCTCCTCCATGAGATCTCTGAGCATATCAGATATAACGATCATAGGATCATGCCTGCTCTCAGGAGCCCCTATGTCGAGGGAGGAGATCTCACAGCTATCTGAGATCCTGGGTGTGAATGTTCTATATGCATCAGCATTAGAGGGAACAATATATGCCTTGGTAGAGGGTGGGAGAGAGGCTGAGAGGGCTTTAAAGCTGAGGGATGGGAGGGAGGTTATACAGATACAGAGGGGAGGTGAGAAGGGGCTTCTATGCTCTGCAGTATCTAAGACAGGGGATGAGTATCCATGTATAGTGGATTCTCTAGATATGGCATCTAATAAGATAAATATTGTGACCAGATATCAGGGGGAGGTTGTGGCTGTGATCATTGGTAGGATAAAGGTTGATGAGATGTACGAGGATAGCTGGAGGGGTTCTAGATGCCCGATATAGTAGAGGCAATTAGATTCCTAGAGGATAGGGGTCTTCTATATAGGGTTGAGAAGACATTATCCTGGAGGTTCGAGGCTGCAAAGGCTATAGAATATGCAGACTCGGTTGGAAAGGCAATAGCTTTTAGGGTGGACTGCTGCCCCGGAATCGATGTTGTCTCCAATATAATACCCTCTAGAGGTGTTCTAAAAGCCTATCTGGGGGTTGAGAGGGATGAGGATCTATATGCGAGGCTTTTAGATGCTGTGGAGAACCCTCTTAAATGTGGGGAGGAGGATTTCAGGGATCACTATGTTGAGGATAGGAGAACGCTATATGATCTCCCGGCTCTCCACTTCTACGAGGGGGATGCTGGGAGATACTTCACATCATCGATCTTCATAGCGAGGGATCCAGATGATGAGATATATAACGCATCGATCCACAGGATCCTCGTGAAAGACCCTATGGCCGGTCCCGCGAGGATTGTTCCAAGGCATCTGAGG contains:
- a CDS encoding Clp1/GlmU family protein produces the protein MRVSIEISEGRSARVRGPARISIADGECYITGARLSKGSQVVVSAYKSLAIYAKTSARVEVELGEGGGVDVAKPEEEPLLEWVEAAGRIASKGSKVVVIGPIESGKTTFTTLLANIAIEKGLKPCIVDADVGQEDIGPPGFIALSCPSKQFVWLRDLEPISMRLVGHNNPSMGGSRLIAAIADLALRASTMGDLVVINTDGWVSSPQAIEMKLDIARFIGATHIVALAGGSFIGSISRKGLAEVVTLRSPQGVRTRSREERKILRSQAYRKAFEGSSMRSLSISDITIIGSCLLSGAPMSREEISQLSEILGVNVLYASALEGTIYALVEGGREAERALKLRDGREVIQIQRGGEKGLLCSAVSKTGDEYPCIVDSLDMASNKINIVTRYQGEVVAVIIGRIKVDEMYEDSWRGSRCPI